Proteins encoded by one window of Mycolicibacterium cosmeticum:
- a CDS encoding LppM family (lipo)protein: MPRRLRALVLLLLILTPLAVGCVRVRTSITVSPDDRVSGQIVAAAKARNADDKGPQLLNTLPFSNKVAISEYDRGDYVGSQAVFSDLTFAELPQLANMNRDAAGVDISLRRAGELVILEGRVDLTTLNDPDADVSMSVSFPGEVTSTNGDQVSSDVVEWKLKPGVVTTMNAQARYTDPSARSFTGAAIWLTVGSFIVAGIIGAVAWMARDQSPKVGDAS; this comes from the coding sequence GTGCCGCGCCGCCTCCGAGCCCTGGTCCTGCTGCTGCTGATCCTCACGCCGCTGGCCGTCGGCTGCGTGCGGGTGCGCACCTCGATCACGGTCTCCCCCGACGACCGGGTGTCCGGACAGATCGTGGCCGCGGCCAAGGCCCGCAACGCCGACGACAAGGGTCCGCAGCTGCTCAACACGCTGCCGTTCAGCAACAAGGTGGCCATCTCCGAGTACGACCGCGGCGATTATGTCGGCTCGCAGGCGGTGTTTTCCGATCTCACCTTCGCCGAGCTGCCGCAGCTGGCCAACATGAACCGGGACGCCGCCGGGGTGGACATCTCCCTGCGGCGCGCCGGGGAACTGGTGATCCTGGAGGGCCGGGTCGACCTGACCACGCTCAACGACCCCGACGCCGACGTGTCGATGAGCGTGTCGTTCCCCGGCGAGGTCACCTCGACCAACGGCGACCAGGTCTCCAGCGATGTCGTCGAATGGAAGCTCAAGCCGGGCGTGGTGACCACCATGAACGCCCAGGCCCGCTATACCGACCCGAGCGCCCGGTCGTTCACCGGCGCGGCCATCTGGCTCACCGTCGGATCGTTCATCGTGGCCGGGATCATCGGCGCGGTCGCCTGGATGGCCCGCGACCAGTCACCCAAGGTGGGCGATGCGAGCTGA
- the idsA2 gene encoding bifunctional (2E,6E)-farnesyl/geranyl diphosphate synthase translates to MDTAAPSAVQLVDAVLGQLRTYLSERRQACAYIGPEYAELTAALEEFVLRGGKRIRPLFAYWGWRAVAGEDRDPDVDDPKALRLFSALELLHACALVHDDVIDASATRRGLPTVHRHFTELHRSHDWHGSSEQFGLSAAILLGDLSLVWADDIVATADLSVPAHARVQKVWSDIRTEVLGGQFLDIVAESSGADSVASAMTVNTYKTASYTVSRPLQLGAAAAADRPDVQAIFHQVGTDLGVAFQLRDDVLGVFGDPAVTGKPSGDDLRSGKRTVLLAEAVELAEKSDPVAAKLLRTSIGTELSDAQVRELCLVIEAVGALAAVEDRIDTLNRRALDALGAAPIDPHAKIGLAELAGLASNRSA, encoded by the coding sequence GTGGATACAGCGGCACCATCAGCAGTTCAACTGGTCGACGCCGTTCTCGGCCAGTTGCGTACCTACCTGTCCGAGCGGCGGCAGGCCTGCGCGTACATCGGCCCGGAATACGCCGAGCTGACCGCGGCACTCGAGGAGTTCGTCCTGCGCGGCGGCAAACGGATCAGACCGTTGTTCGCCTACTGGGGCTGGCGCGCGGTGGCGGGCGAGGACCGCGATCCCGACGTCGACGATCCCAAGGCGCTGCGGCTGTTCTCGGCGCTGGAACTGCTGCACGCCTGCGCGCTGGTGCACGACGACGTCATCGACGCCTCGGCGACCAGGCGCGGCCTGCCGACCGTGCACCGGCATTTCACCGAGCTGCACCGCAGCCACGACTGGCACGGCTCCAGCGAACAGTTCGGGCTGTCCGCCGCCATCCTGCTCGGCGACCTGTCGCTGGTGTGGGCCGACGACATCGTCGCCACCGCCGACCTGTCCGTGCCGGCGCACGCCCGGGTGCAGAAGGTGTGGTCGGACATCCGCACCGAAGTGCTCGGCGGCCAGTTCCTGGACATCGTGGCCGAATCCAGCGGGGCGGACTCGGTGGCCTCGGCGATGACCGTCAACACCTACAAGACCGCCTCGTACACGGTGTCGCGGCCGCTGCAGCTGGGCGCGGCCGCCGCCGCCGACCGCCCGGACGTGCAGGCCATCTTCCACCAGGTGGGCACCGATCTGGGGGTGGCCTTCCAGCTGCGCGACGACGTGCTCGGGGTGTTCGGCGATCCCGCGGTCACCGGCAAGCCGTCCGGCGACGACCTCCGGTCCGGCAAACGGACCGTGCTGCTGGCCGAGGCCGTCGAGCTGGCCGAGAAATCCGATCCGGTGGCCGCCAAACTGCTGCGCACCTCGATCGGGACGGAACTGTCCGACGCGCAGGTGCGCGAACTGTGCCTGGTCATCGAGGCGGTCGGCGCGCTCGCCGCGGTCGAGGACCGCATCGACACCCTCAACCGCCGGGCGCTCGACGCGCTGGGCGCCGCACCGATCGACCCGCACGCCAAGATCGGCCTGGCCGAACTGGCGGGCCTGGCCTCCAACCGGTCCGCTTAG
- a CDS encoding DUF3040 domain-containing protein produces MPLSDHEQRMLDQIESALYAEDPKFASSVRGGTLRAPSTRRRLQGAALFVIGLALLVSGVAFKATMIGSFPVLSVIGFIVMFGGVVFAVTGPRVAGPVDKSAPSGGPARGKRGRSGGSFTTRMEDRFRRRFDE; encoded by the coding sequence ATGCCACTCTCCGATCATGAGCAGCGCATGCTCGACCAGATCGAGAGTGCGCTGTATGCCGAAGACCCCAAGTTCGCTTCCAGCGTCCGGGGTGGCACGTTGCGCGCTCCGTCGACCCGTCGTCGCCTGCAGGGCGCGGCGCTGTTCGTGATCGGCCTGGCCCTGCTGGTGTCGGGTGTGGCGTTCAAGGCCACCATGATCGGCAGCTTCCCGGTCCTGTCGGTGATCGGCTTCATCGTGATGTTCGGCGGCGTGGTGTTCGCGGTCACCGGACCGCGGGTGGCCGGCCCCGTCGACAAGTCCGCTCCGTCCGGCGGCCCGGCCCGCGGCAAGCGCGGCCGCAGCGGCGGCTCGTTCACCACTCGGATGGAGGACCGCTTCCGGCGTCGCTTCGACGAGTGA
- the rsmH gene encoding 16S rRNA (cytosine(1402)-N(4))-methyltransferase RsmH — MTLFATFSDQDARAAWPLPEPALAYFPDARSTSVRDLAAGARHHHHRGVALSEYGHVPVLIDRCVELLAPALTRRHADGTGAVLVDATLGAGGHSERFLTDFPGLRVIGLDRDPNALAIATARLAPFGDRMTFVRTRYDGYWADRAEPTVDAVLFDLGVSSMQLDRADRGFSYAQDAPLDMRMDPDAALTAAEILNTYDEKALARILREYGEEKFAGRIAGRIVRRRERSPLRTTSELVELLYEAIPAATRRTGGHPAKRTFQALRVAVNAELDSLSAAIPAALDALAGGGRIAVMAYQSLEDRIVKRLFAAATASRTPPGLPVELPGYEAEFVALTRGAEQADAAEIERNPRSASVRLRALEKKSEKKVAGKDDS, encoded by the coding sequence ATGACACTCTTCGCGACATTCTCTGATCAGGATGCCCGTGCAGCGTGGCCTCTGCCCGAACCGGCCCTGGCGTACTTCCCCGACGCCAGGTCCACTTCGGTCAGAGACCTCGCTGCAGGGGCCCGGCATCATCACCACAGGGGAGTCGCCTTGTCCGAGTACGGCCACGTCCCGGTCCTGATCGACCGCTGCGTCGAACTTCTGGCCCCGGCCCTGACCCGCAGGCACGCCGACGGCACCGGCGCCGTCTTGGTGGACGCCACCCTGGGCGCGGGCGGGCACTCCGAACGTTTCCTCACCGACTTCCCCGGCCTGCGCGTGATCGGGCTGGACCGCGATCCGAACGCGCTGGCGATCGCCACCGCGCGGCTCGCGCCGTTCGGTGACCGGATGACGTTCGTGCGCACCCGCTACGACGGGTACTGGGCCGACCGCGCCGAACCCACGGTGGACGCGGTGCTTTTCGACCTGGGCGTGTCGTCCATGCAGCTCGACCGCGCCGACCGCGGCTTCTCCTACGCCCAGGACGCCCCGTTGGACATGCGGATGGATCCCGATGCGGCGCTGACCGCGGCCGAGATCCTCAACACCTACGACGAGAAGGCGCTGGCCCGGATACTGCGGGAGTACGGCGAGGAGAAGTTCGCCGGCCGCATCGCCGGCCGGATCGTGCGGCGTCGGGAGCGGTCCCCGCTGCGCACCACCTCAGAACTCGTCGAGCTGTTGTACGAGGCCATCCCGGCGGCCACCCGGCGCACCGGCGGCCACCCGGCCAAGCGCACGTTCCAGGCGTTGCGGGTCGCCGTCAACGCCGAACTCGACTCGCTGAGCGCCGCGATACCGGCCGCGTTGGACGCGCTGGCCGGTGGCGGCCGGATCGCGGTGATGGCCTACCAGTCGCTGGAGGACCGCATCGTCAAACGCCTGTTCGCCGCGGCCACGGCGTCCCGGACACCGCCGGGACTGCCCGTCGAACTGCCCGGCTACGAGGCCGAATTCGTCGCGCTGACCCGCGGGGCGGAGCAGGCCGACGCCGCGGAGATCGAACGAAACCCACGCAGCGCGTCGGTGCGGTTGCGTGCCTTGGAGAAAAAGTCCGAGAAAAAGGTTGCCGGAAAGGATGACTCATGA
- the mraY gene encoding phospho-N-acetylmuramoyl-pentapeptide-transferase: protein MKQILIAVAIALAVSIMLTPALIRLFTRQGFGHEIREDGPPSHHKKRGTPSMGGVAIVAGIWAGYLGTHLVGLAFGGEGPSASGLLVLGLATALGVVGFIDDLIKIRRSRNLGLNKTAKTVGQLGAAILFGALVLQFRNGDGLTPGSAGLSYVREIATVTLAPLVFVVFVVVIVSAWSNAVNFTDGLDGLAAGAMAMVSAAYVLITFWQYRNACATSPGLGCYNVRDPLDLALVAAATAGACVGFLWWNAAPAKIFMGDTGSLALGGIIAGLSVTSRTEMLAVVLGALFVAEVTSVVVQILAFRTTGRRVFRMAPFHHHFELVGWAETTVIIRFWLLTAISCGLGVALFYGEWLSAVGA, encoded by the coding sequence ATGAAACAGATCCTGATCGCGGTCGCCATCGCCCTCGCGGTGTCGATCATGCTGACCCCCGCGCTGATCCGGTTGTTCACCCGGCAGGGGTTCGGCCACGAGATCCGTGAAGACGGTCCGCCGAGCCATCACAAGAAGCGCGGCACCCCGTCGATGGGCGGTGTCGCCATCGTCGCGGGCATCTGGGCCGGGTATCTGGGCACCCACCTGGTGGGGCTGGCCTTCGGGGGCGAGGGGCCGTCGGCGTCCGGGCTGCTGGTGCTCGGGCTGGCCACCGCGCTGGGCGTGGTGGGTTTCATCGACGATCTGATCAAGATCCGCCGCTCCCGCAACCTGGGCCTGAACAAGACCGCCAAGACGGTGGGCCAGCTCGGGGCGGCCATCCTGTTCGGCGCGCTGGTGCTGCAGTTCCGCAACGGCGACGGGCTGACACCCGGCAGCGCCGGACTGTCCTATGTCCGTGAGATCGCCACGGTCACCCTGGCGCCGCTGGTGTTCGTGGTGTTCGTGGTGGTGATCGTCAGCGCCTGGTCGAACGCGGTCAACTTCACCGACGGGCTCGACGGGCTGGCGGCGGGCGCCATGGCGATGGTCAGCGCGGCCTACGTGCTGATCACCTTCTGGCAGTACCGCAACGCCTGCGCGACCAGTCCCGGGCTGGGCTGCTACAACGTGCGCGATCCGCTGGATCTGGCGCTGGTGGCGGCCGCCACCGCCGGTGCGTGTGTCGGATTCCTGTGGTGGAACGCCGCGCCGGCGAAGATCTTCATGGGTGACACCGGTTCGCTGGCGCTGGGCGGCATCATCGCGGGGCTGTCGGTGACCAGCCGCACCGAGATGCTGGCGGTGGTGCTGGGCGCCTTGTTCGTGGCCGAGGTCACCTCGGTGGTCGTGCAGATCCTGGCATTCCGCACGACGGGCCGCCGGGTGTTCCGGATGGCGCCGTTCCACCACCATTTCGAGCTGGTGGGGTGGGCGGAAACCACGGTGATCATCCGGTTCTGGCTGCTCACCGCGATCTCCTGCGGGTTGGGTGTGGCGCTGTTCTACGGCGAATGGCTCAGTGCCGTCGGCGCTTAG
- a CDS encoding division/cell wall cluster transcriptional repressor MraZ, which produces MFLGTYTPKLDDKGRLTLPAKFRDALAGGLMVTKSQDRSLAVYPRAAFESMIIELDEKARRGSPQERAYVRNLAAGTDEQHPDAQGRITLSAEHRRYANLSRECVVTGSIRFLEIWDAQAWQEYQDAHEETFSAASDDTLRDIL; this is translated from the coding sequence ATGTTTCTCGGCACCTACACGCCCAAACTCGACGACAAGGGGCGACTGACGTTGCCCGCCAAATTCCGCGACGCACTGGCAGGAGGGTTGATGGTCACCAAGAGCCAAGACCGCAGCCTGGCTGTCTATCCACGCGCCGCATTCGAATCGATGATCATCGAGCTGGACGAAAAGGCCCGGCGCGGCAGCCCGCAGGAACGCGCCTACGTCCGCAACCTGGCAGCCGGCACCGATGAACAGCACCCCGACGCGCAGGGCCGGATCACCCTGTCCGCCGAACACCGGCGCTACGCCAACCTCTCCCGGGAGTGCGTGGTGACCGGTTCGATTCGCTTCCTGGAAATCTGGGACGCGCAAGCGTGGCAGGAATACCAGGACGCCCACGAAGAGACTTTCTCCGCGGCCAGCGATGACACTCTTCGCGACATTCTCTGA
- a CDS encoding peptidoglycan D,D-transpeptidase FtsI family protein, with protein MIGKKKKPAAQPVKRRTAATGEHSATERRIRQPLTGGNDAGSRSSSFVFRHRVGNVVIFLVLVVAAAQLFNLQISNAAGLRAEALGQLKVTDVQKAVRGSIIDRNFDKLAFTIEARALTFQPVKVRKQLEEAKAADSEAPDPDQRLRAIATEVATRLNNKPDAATLLRKLSGKDSFVYLARAVDPAVADAITTKFREVGTERQDIRQYPGGSLAANIVGGIDWDGHGLLGLEDSYDAKLAGTDGSVTYDRGSDGVMIPGSMRNKHDAVNGSTVQLTLDDDIQFYVQQQVQQAKEASGAGNVSAVVLDAKTGEVLAMSNDNTFDPSQDLGRQGSRQMGNPSVSSPFEPGSVNKIVTASTAIELGLTNPDEVLQVPGSIDMGGVTVRDAWPHGVMPYTTTGVFGKSSNVGTLMLAQRVGPERFYDMLGKFGLGQRTNVGLPGESSGLVPPIDQWSGSSFANLPIGQGLSMTLLQMAGMYQAIANDGVRIPPRIIKSVIAADGSRADEPRPEGIRVVSAQTAQTVRNMLRAVVQKDPRGIQQGTGSGAAVDGYQIAGKTGTAQQINPACGCYYDDHYWITFAGMAPSDDPRYVVGIMADNPHRTADGQPGTTMAPLFHHIAAWLLQRENVPLSPDPGPPLILQAD; from the coding sequence ATGATCGGCAAGAAGAAGAAGCCCGCCGCCCAACCGGTCAAGCGGCGCACGGCCGCCACCGGCGAACACTCGGCCACCGAGCGCCGGATCCGTCAGCCGCTCACCGGCGGTAACGACGCCGGTTCGCGCAGTTCGTCCTTCGTCTTCCGGCACCGGGTCGGCAACGTCGTCATCTTCCTGGTGCTGGTGGTGGCCGCGGCCCAGCTGTTCAACCTGCAGATCTCCAACGCCGCCGGCCTGCGCGCCGAGGCGCTCGGTCAGCTGAAGGTCACCGACGTGCAGAAAGCGGTGCGCGGCAGCATCATCGACCGCAACTTCGACAAGCTGGCCTTCACCATCGAGGCCCGAGCCCTGACCTTCCAGCCGGTCAAGGTGCGCAAGCAGCTGGAAGAGGCCAAGGCCGCCGACTCCGAGGCGCCGGACCCGGACCAGCGGCTGCGCGCCATCGCCACCGAGGTGGCCACTCGGCTCAACAACAAGCCCGACGCGGCCACGCTGCTGAGGAAGCTGTCCGGCAAGGACTCGTTCGTCTATCTGGCCCGCGCCGTGGACCCGGCCGTCGCCGACGCCATCACCACCAAGTTCCGCGAGGTGGGCACCGAACGGCAGGACATCCGGCAGTATCCGGGCGGATCGCTGGCGGCCAACATCGTCGGCGGCATCGACTGGGACGGGCACGGGTTGCTCGGCCTGGAGGATTCCTACGACGCCAAGCTCGCCGGCACCGACGGGTCGGTCACCTACGACCGCGGGTCCGACGGGGTGATGATCCCGGGCAGCATGCGCAACAAGCACGACGCCGTCAACGGCTCGACCGTGCAGCTCACGCTCGACGACGACATCCAGTTCTACGTCCAGCAGCAGGTCCAGCAGGCCAAGGAGGCCTCGGGCGCGGGCAACGTGTCGGCCGTCGTGCTGGACGCGAAAACCGGTGAGGTGCTGGCGATGTCGAACGACAACACGTTCGACCCGAGCCAGGACCTGGGCCGGCAGGGCAGCCGCCAGATGGGCAACCCGTCGGTGTCCTCGCCGTTCGAGCCCGGGTCGGTCAACAAGATCGTCACCGCCTCCACCGCGATCGAGCTCGGGCTGACCAATCCCGATGAGGTGCTGCAGGTTCCGGGGTCGATCGACATGGGCGGTGTCACCGTGCGCGACGCCTGGCCGCACGGCGTGATGCCGTACACCACCACCGGCGTGTTCGGGAAGTCCTCCAACGTCGGCACCCTGATGCTGGCCCAGCGGGTCGGGCCCGAGCGCTTCTACGACATGCTCGGCAAGTTCGGCCTGGGCCAGCGCACCAATGTGGGCCTGCCGGGGGAGAGTTCGGGTCTGGTCCCGCCCATCGACCAGTGGTCGGGCAGCTCGTTCGCGAACCTGCCCATCGGCCAGGGCCTTTCGATGACCCTGCTGCAGATGGCCGGCATGTATCAGGCGATCGCCAACGACGGCGTGCGCATCCCGCCGCGGATCATCAAGTCCGTCATCGCCGCCGACGGCAGCCGCGCCGACGAGCCGCGACCGGAAGGCATCCGGGTGGTCTCGGCGCAGACCGCGCAGACCGTGCGCAACATGTTGCGCGCCGTGGTGCAGAAGGACCCGCGCGGCATCCAACAGGGCACCGGCTCGGGCGCCGCGGTGGACGGTTATCAGATCGCCGGTAAGACCGGCACCGCCCAGCAGATCAACCCGGCCTGCGGCTGCTACTACGACGACCACTACTGGATCACCTTCGCCGGCATGGCACCGTCGGACGATCCGCGCTACGTCGTCGGGATCATGGCCGACAACCCGCACCGCACCGCCGACGGCCAGCCCGGAACCACGATGGCGCCGCTGTTCCATCACATCGCCGCGTGGCTGCTGCAGCGGGAGAACGTGCCGCTGTCACCGGATCCGGGACCGCCGCTGATCCTGCAGGCCGATTGA
- a CDS encoding UDP-N-acetylmuramoyl-tripeptide--D-alanyl-D-alanine ligase, producing MIPLTVAQIADIVGGELSGISRADAEHTRVTGTVEFDSRAVAGGGLFLALPGARSDGHDFAAAAVAAGAVAVLAARPVGVPAIVVPPAEHPDSSSGALEHDTDGSGAAVLAALGRLAAAVAAELTAGKLRIIGVTGSSGKTSTKDLLAAVLAPLGRVIAPPGSFNNELGHPWTVLRATADTDFLILEMSARHPGNIAALAAIATPSIGVVLNVGTAHLGEFGSREVIAATKSELPQSVPASGVVVLNADDPAVAAMADVTAARVVRVSRAAGADVWAGPVTLDEVARPRFTLHAGGQEVDIALAVHGEHQVSNALAAAAVAIECGATLTQVADALAGAAPVSARRMQVSTRADGVTVINDAYNANPDSMAAGLKALAWMARSGGPERRRSWAVLGEMAELGEDAITEHDRIGRLAVRLDVSRLIVVGTGRSMSAMHQGAVMEGSWGSESVLVPDADAALALLRAELAPGDVVLVKASNSAGLGALADAVAAGEQERADTGIRPEA from the coding sequence ATGATTCCGCTGACCGTGGCGCAGATCGCCGACATCGTCGGCGGTGAGCTGTCCGGCATCAGCCGCGCCGATGCCGAGCACACCCGGGTCACCGGGACCGTCGAGTTCGATTCCCGGGCGGTGGCCGGCGGCGGGCTGTTCCTGGCGCTGCCCGGCGCGCGGAGCGACGGTCACGATTTCGCGGCGGCCGCCGTGGCCGCCGGGGCGGTGGCGGTGCTGGCCGCCCGCCCGGTCGGGGTGCCGGCCATCGTGGTGCCGCCCGCCGAGCACCCGGACAGCTCCTCCGGAGCCCTGGAACACGACACCGACGGGTCGGGCGCGGCGGTGCTGGCCGCGCTGGGCCGGCTGGCCGCCGCGGTGGCCGCCGAGCTGACCGCCGGCAAGCTGCGGATCATCGGGGTGACCGGGTCGTCGGGCAAGACCTCGACCAAGGACCTGCTCGCCGCGGTGCTGGCACCGCTTGGACGGGTGATCGCCCCGCCGGGTTCGTTCAACAACGAGTTGGGGCACCCCTGGACGGTGCTGCGCGCCACCGCCGACACCGACTTCCTCATCCTGGAGATGTCGGCGCGTCATCCCGGCAATATCGCCGCGCTGGCCGCCATCGCGACGCCGTCGATCGGCGTGGTGCTCAACGTGGGTACCGCGCATCTGGGCGAGTTCGGCTCGCGCGAGGTCATCGCGGCGACGAAATCGGAACTGCCGCAATCGGTTCCGGCCTCGGGGGTGGTGGTCCTGAACGCCGACGACCCCGCCGTGGCGGCGATGGCCGACGTGACCGCCGCGCGGGTGGTCCGGGTGTCGCGGGCCGCCGGCGCCGACGTCTGGGCCGGCCCGGTGACCCTGGACGAGGTGGCCCGGCCGCGGTTCACGCTGCACGCCGGCGGCCAAGAAGTCGATATCGCGCTCGCCGTACACGGCGAGCACCAGGTGTCCAACGCGCTGGCCGCGGCGGCGGTGGCGATCGAATGCGGCGCCACCCTGACCCAGGTGGCCGACGCGCTGGCCGGGGCCGCCCCGGTCTCGGCGCGGCGGATGCAGGTGAGCACCCGGGCCGACGGGGTCACGGTGATCAACGACGCCTACAACGCCAACCCCGACTCGATGGCCGCCGGGCTGAAGGCGCTGGCCTGGATGGCGCGTTCCGGCGGGCCGGAGCGCAGGCGTAGCTGGGCGGTGCTCGGCGAGATGGCAGAGCTCGGCGAGGACGCGATAACCGAACACGATCGCATCGGCCGGTTGGCGGTGCGCTTAGATGTCTCTCGACTGATAGTCGTCGGAACCGGGAGATCGATGAGCGCCATGCATCAGGGGGCGGTGATGGAGGGGTCATGGGGCAGCGAGTCCGTCCTGGTCCCCGACGCCGACGCCGCGCTGGCGTTGTTGCGCGCCGAGCTGGCCCCGGGTGACGTGGTGCTGGTGAAGGCCTCCAACTCGGCCGGGCTGGGCGCGCTCGCCGATGCCGTGGCCGCCGGTGAGCAGGAGCGTGCCGACACGGGTATCAGGCCCGAAGCATGA
- a CDS encoding GNAT family N-acetyltransferase has protein sequence MATYLVDLSPAAMERRLNEALSVYVDAMRYPRGTEGQRASMWLEHSRRPGWKGVAVIDTTADLGKTPDPGKTVRTADLSKTVGTADLDAGDLVGVAYGYCGAPDQWWQQQVVQGLRRIGTDQAHVAALMSSYFELTELHIHPRAQGRGLGEALVRRLLSGRAETHVLLSTPEINGEANRAWRLYRRLGFTDVIRDYHFAGDPRAFAILGRSLPLDGPDLAR, from the coding sequence TTGGCGACGTATCTGGTGGATCTGTCGCCTGCCGCGATGGAGCGGCGGCTGAACGAGGCGCTCTCGGTGTACGTCGACGCCATGCGCTATCCGCGCGGCACCGAGGGCCAGCGCGCCTCGATGTGGCTGGAGCACAGCCGGCGCCCCGGCTGGAAGGGTGTCGCGGTGATCGACACCACCGCCGACCTCGGCAAAACCCCCGACCCCGGTAAAACCGTCCGCACCGCGGACCTCAGTAAAACCGTCGGCACCGCCGACCTCGACGCCGGCGACCTCGTCGGCGTCGCCTACGGCTACTGCGGTGCGCCCGACCAGTGGTGGCAGCAGCAGGTGGTGCAGGGACTGCGCCGGATCGGCACCGACCAGGCCCACGTCGCCGCCCTGATGTCGAGCTATTTCGAGCTCACCGAGCTGCACATCCACCCCCGCGCGCAGGGCCGCGGGCTGGGCGAAGCCCTGGTGCGCCGGCTGCTGTCGGGCCGGGCCGAGACCCACGTGCTGCTGTCCACGCCCGAGATCAACGGCGAGGCCAACCGGGCCTGGCGGCTCTACCGTCGGCTCGGGTTCACCGATGTCATCCGCGACTACCACTTCGCGGGGGATCCCCGCGCGTTCGCGATCCTGGGCCGGTCACTGCCGCTCGACGGCCCCGATCTGGCACGATGA
- a CDS encoding UDP-N-acetylmuramoyl-L-alanyl-D-glutamate--2,6-diaminopimelate ligase: MKLRPSHPTGELLATLAAHIGAGGAHSPQTRVTGVTLRSQDVAPGDLFAALPGSRVHGARHAADAIAAGAVAVLTDPAGLALLPAGHTADVLVHPHPRGVLGEVAAAVYGDPTRKLRVIGITGTSGKTTTTFLVEAGLRAAGRVAGLIGTVGIRIDGRDQPSSLTTPEAPDLQALFAVMVEQGVDTVVMEVSSHALAQGRVDGVAFEVGGFTNLSRDHLDFHPTMADYLNAKARLFEPNSPTHAARAVVCVDDEWGREIAARSVNPVRVATSGVDADWRIEEAQSVGQGAQEFVVVDPAGVHHRLRIGLPGRYNVANALLALALLDAVGVSPEQGAPGLRAAAVPGRMQAIDRGQDFLALVDYAHKPGALEAVLQTLRPQTAGRLAVVFGAGGNRDPGKREPMGRVAAELADLVVVTDDNPRDEDPAAIRSAVLVGTVGLPAEVVEIGDRRAAIEHAVAWARPGDIVLIAGKGHESGQTSGGRTRPFDDREELAAALEKLRQDA; this comes from the coding sequence ATGAAACTGCGTCCCTCGCATCCCACCGGCGAACTGCTCGCAACGCTGGCCGCGCACATCGGCGCCGGCGGCGCGCATTCCCCACAGACCCGGGTCACCGGTGTCACGCTGCGCAGCCAGGACGTCGCGCCGGGTGACCTGTTCGCCGCGCTGCCCGGCTCCCGGGTGCACGGCGCCCGGCATGCCGCCGACGCGATCGCCGCCGGCGCGGTGGCCGTCCTCACCGACCCGGCCGGGCTGGCGCTGCTGCCGGCCGGTCACACCGCCGACGTGCTGGTGCATCCGCACCCGCGGGGCGTGCTCGGGGAGGTGGCCGCCGCCGTGTACGGCGATCCCACCCGCAAGCTGCGCGTCATCGGGATCACCGGCACCTCCGGCAAGACCACCACCACGTTCCTGGTGGAGGCTGGGTTGCGCGCCGCAGGCCGGGTGGCCGGGCTCATCGGCACCGTCGGCATCCGGATCGACGGGCGGGATCAGCCCAGCAGCCTGACCACCCCGGAGGCGCCCGACCTGCAGGCGCTGTTCGCCGTCATGGTCGAGCAGGGGGTGGACACCGTCGTGATGGAGGTGTCCAGTCACGCGCTGGCCCAGGGCCGGGTGGACGGTGTGGCGTTCGAGGTGGGTGGTTTCACCAACCTGTCCCGCGATCACCTGGACTTCCACCCGACGATGGCCGACTACCTGAACGCCAAGGCCCGGTTGTTCGAGCCGAATTCACCCACCCACGCCGCCCGCGCCGTGGTGTGCGTCGACGACGAGTGGGGCCGGGAGATCGCGGCCCGTTCGGTGAACCCCGTCCGGGTCGCCACCTCCGGCGTCGACGCCGATTGGCGCATCGAGGAGGCGCAGTCGGTCGGCCAGGGTGCGCAGGAATTCGTCGTCGTCGACCCGGCCGGGGTGCACCACCGGCTGCGCATCGGGCTGCCCGGCCGCTACAACGTGGCCAACGCGCTGTTGGCGCTGGCGCTGCTGGACGCCGTCGGGGTGTCCCCGGAACAGGGCGCCCCCGGCCTGCGCGCCGCCGCGGTGCCGGGCCGGATGCAGGCCATCGACCGCGGCCAGGATTTCCTGGCGCTGGTGGACTACGCCCACAAGCCGGGCGCGCTGGAAGCGGTGCTGCAGACGCTGCGGCCGCAGACGGCGGGCCGGCTGGCGGTGGTGTTCGGCGCCGGCGGCAACCGTGACCCCGGCAAGCGCGAACCGATGGGGCGGGTGGCCGCCGAGCTGGCCGACCTGGTGGTGGTCACCGACGACAACCCGCGCGACGAGGATCCGGCCGCCATCCGGTCTGCCGTGCTGGTCGGGACGGTCGGGCTGCCCGCCGAGGTGGTGGAGATCGGTGACCGGCGGGCCGCCATCGAGCACGCGGTGGCCTGGGCCCGGCCCGGTGACATCGTCCTGATCGCGGGTAAGGGGCACGAGTCGGGACAGACGAGCGGCGGGCGCACCCGTCCGTTCGACGACCGCGAGGAGTTGGCGGCCGCGTTGGAGAAGTTGAGGCAGGACGCATGA